tctgataccaattgtacggatcaagatggacctagaggggggtggataggtacaattacaaattttatttgttacttagcaattttaggcaataatgcggaatatgaaagtgagcctagcaattgcaagtatgatgctaagagctaagcaaggtaaacaagtaacacaagtagGTGAGTGAGCAAGCATAATAAGATATAAGTAAAGACCAAGCGACATGTAACCACAAGTAGGAAGTTAGGGATAActgcaactccgagagacgaggatgcaTGCCGATGTTCActaccttggagggaagctacgtcaccgtaagAGAGGTGGAtgataccacgaaggcacaccaacaccacgaaggctcactctattctccctttgagataacaccacgaaggcgtttctcaaccactagtggtagaccttggggtggtctccaaaccctcacaaaattTCCGGGGGTGatcacaatggtcgattcctcACCAAATGACTCCTACCTCCTAGGAGTCTCCaaactccaagagtaacaagaacggtggggaaaagctcaagacttgctcaaatcacaaattccttttatgcaaagaaggggaaggattgGATCTATCACTTGTGTGGATCACTCCTCTCAcatgctctcaaatcccttagggatctaagatttggtgatggagagtgagagagagagagagagagtaaaaagTGTTCTTGAGGATGTGTCAGCACTCAACGCATGGGGTGTCATATTATGTCTCACGGACGGGGTACCAACGTATATGAGTTACTTAGAACATCTTCAATAAGACCTCTCATTTCTTCCTCATATGCCTGGACGAACAACCCAaacaaaagagagaaagaaaaaatacATAAAGCTGGACCCTCCAAATCGTATCCATATGCTCGGGTTGTTCGCAAATCCCCAAACCCAACCCATATATGTGAGGGCGCAGGGGGGTGGTGGGGGGTGGTGTCTCGACGTGTCTACACAACCTTGCTCACTGGATCCGCTCTCGGATCACTTCCTTTTCTTTATATGCTTCTCTCTCTCTATCCCTATCAATGATATGCAATTTTATGGACAAGTGGGGCAATCAAAATGGAGGGTGTAGTTGCATTGAGGAAATGGGGTTTTCGTCGGCATGTCAATCCAGCTTTGTTCCAATTTTATCGGATATCCCCAAAGGAAAGACATGTCAATCCAGTTGAAGATGCTCTTAGACAGTACGTGAGCCCAAATCAATCTTCAAGAGTTTTCTCCCTTTCCACATGGCGGCTAGGGTAAACTTTCTCCTTCAGGCTTCGACGGCGAGCTCATGGATTAGCCCCCCTCGCTGCCGCTTCAGCGGCCGATGGCAAGGAGGGAAATCCCAGTGCCTTCACTCTTAGTAGTTTAGGTTAGACTTTTTTTAGTCCTCGTAGTTCTGGCGCTGGGGCAGTTGGCGACGCTTTGTCTTCGAGTTTGTTTTCTGGACTCTGATCCTCCTCGATTTTATCGATTGGGACATATTCGACGAAGCTCTAGGGTGGATTCCCATCATCTCCTTGAGGCAGCGAGGTTAGGATTTCTTTGTTGTACGTGTGCGACGGTGAGTTTTAGTGTTAACTTGATCTAAGATGAACCTACACCTTCATATACTTTATCGTGTGAGTGAAAATTCACCTACTTAAGTGACAGCACTAGCACAAGAGTGTGTGTACTCCAAACTATATTTGGAAGGTGAGTTTCTCTAGCACAGCACGGCACATCACGAGGCTTCTTCTGTCTCCTCCGTCTCTGTCGATCCCCACTCTCGAGAGCTCCAATCCACTCACAAATCCACTCCAATCCAACGCATCCACCATCTAATCAGCCACCAAATCGATGCTAACCATGCATCTCATCGGCTAGCAGCAGCACGCCGGAGGCGGAGGGGATCGAGGAGGAGGCAGGAGCCGCCGGATCCATCGAGCTGCCCGCGCGGCGGATCTAGATCGACGGCCACGCGTCGGAGGGATGGGGAGCGGAGCGCCGGAGGGAGGATGAGGGGCCGCATCCCCAGAGCAGGAGGCCGTCCCCACGGGCGCATCTCAGCGATTGGTTCCGGCTAGGGTTCCAATCAGCAGACCGGCCTCCGAATCCCGGCCATGGAGTCGCCGCCGCACAAGCTCAATGTCGGCCGGGATGAGGACAGAATCAGCGCGCTCACCGACGACCTCCTCGTCGGAATCCTCGAGCGCCTTGACCTGCGCGAGGCGGTCCGCGCCGGCGCACTCTCGACGCGGTGGCGTCACCTCCCCTACCGGCTATCGCGCCTGCACCTCGACGTCGGTCACTTCCAAGGCCAAGGCGCCACGCCGCTCGAGGTCATGGACGCCTTCACGGGCGCCGCACAGAGGTTGCTCTCTCTGGTGGTTCCTCTGGCCGAGGGCGAGGGCGGCAGTGCTGCCATCATTCCCATCAAGGCCCTCATCCTCAGCTTTTACATGTCATCCCCTCACCTGAGCGCGATAGGCCGCACCGTTGAGGACGCTGTGAGCTACGGCAAGACCGAATGCCTTGAGTTCTCCATATCCCCGCCACGGGCAAGCAACGCCAGCCTGCTTGCTGAATTCGGGCAGCAGTTCATGTCCTTCTCCCAGGCCTACCCGGTCGCCTTCTGGTGGCTCACCAGGCTTACACTCAAGAACCTTGTGTTTGGACATTCCGACGTCACCGAACTTATTaacgcttgcaataagctcaagcaCCTCACCCTGAGTTCCTGCAGACTGGTTGATCAGCGGTCGGCGCTCAAGATTGATACCCCATGCTCGGGGCTTCGGAGGCTCGACTGCATCCGTTTTCGCTGTGAACGGATCGAACTCATCTCCGTCCCCGAGCTCAGGACTGTGCTGTGCTGTTCTCGGCGCTACGAGAACCCTCCAGTGCGCTTCGGCGATGTTCCCCAGCTTTGCCATGTGAACCTCGGTTATCTTGCCAAGGCGTCGCAAGCGCCACTCATGTTGAGTGAGTGCCTTTCAAGGAGTTCCAGGAATCTGTCTAAACTGAATATCAATTTCTTCAGCCAAACGGTAAAGTTAATTTCTGTGCATTTACACATCACCCGCTCTTCTTTTTTACCAATTTCAGCTGTGTATTTTGTGTTCTTCATGTTGCAGATTTGGATTCAGCCGGAGCAGCCGAAGCGGCTCACTGCCATATTCAGAAACCTGACCGACGTGTATCTTTTTGGTATCTTCCCTGAGTGTGATCTGAGCTGGACCCTGTTTATCCTAGAAGCTGCACCTGCCCTACGGAATTTCAAGGTATGGATGTGACTCATTCTAGAATGGCATGTTACTGGAATACTCAGCATTAACAGCATAGCAGGAAATTGATCTGATTTTCTAATCTACCATGAATAAAAGTAGTGCGTACAGTCCTCATTTTAATTTTGCAGTAACACAATGTCTGTGCAATGTCTGTGCGTACAGTCCTTGTTTTAGAGTTATCCAAAATTCTCTCCTTGTTTTTTTAGGCAAGGAGGAAAGATGCAGATATCCCTTTTCATTAAATTATTTATTACAAAGTATGTTGGTTGAAACAAATAAATAAACCGGTGAGCAGCATAGGAGGAATATATAGCTGTAGTTTCATAGGAATCCCAGAAGCATATTTGTGCATCTTACTTTACGTAGGATTCAGTTCAAGCAAATTCATCCAAAAGCTCCACAGGGGGCTAGATTTAAATATTAGTAGAGTGCTTTGCAACTTTTTAAGTGGTCAAAATATTTAATTGCAGTTGTTGTTTACATTGTCCTGCATTGGTTGGTGGCAAGTTTAGTAACATGTGTTATCTATTTTCTATGTCCATGCATGAAGTTATCTCGAACTCGACATACATGTGGCAAAAAGCTTTACGATACCGCCGAAAAGACGAATGTGGTGTGGGAGCCATCGAAGGATCTGAAGCATCTGAACTTGAAGTTGCTGATGATGTTAGGGTTCGAGGAGGAGGTCAAGGTGACAAATTATATAAGGCTAGTCATGGCACATGTTGTGAGGTTGAAGAGAATTGAGCTTCATGGTGAGGACCCATGCAAGGAGTGCAATGCCATTGATCCGAGGAGATCCCAGGTGGATAAAGCTAGCAGGCGTCAGATTAAGGAGCGACTCACACTTGAATCTTCCTCCTCTGCGAAGATAATAATTTGTTGATGGGTATGGTCAAGAAATGATAATAATCTCATAAAATAAGTGCTCATGGCTTCTGCTAGAGTGATGATGGATACTGGtttaaaaaatacttattggtgttGACTTTATATTACAGCGTGGCTAGTATTATTTGTGACTGCTTTTCAAATTGCTGATCTGTGCACCTCCTGGAGGGTTTGGTTCAAATTTGTGAGGCATTCTCTTTTCAGAATGTGACTTTGGGATAGTAGGAAATGGTACCAGGTGAAAAACAGTAAAATACGCTGATAGAGATTATGTTTTTAGCATCTCTTCTGCATAGCAAACAGCTGATGATAGCTAACTTGGTGTCTGGGAAATGGTGTTCCATTttccttcttgtttttgttttttggtcgTGGCCAAAGGAGgttcaaaaagaaaaggaaatttGTGCGCGGCAAATTGACCAATATAGAAAGTCGAATAAGAATTTAGTGGCCCAAGCCCATGGTTGCAGCCACAAGCTTTCGTTCTCCTACAGCGACGGTCGAAGCTTGCTGATGCTGCTTGGAAAACGAGGAATGAATAGTGGCTTTGAAGCTCCGGTCTGGAGGCGGAAGGTGATTCCCTGTTTGAACTGAAGTTTTGCGCTTCTCTGTCGACGTGCACTCTTACTCCAGCAGGGTAGAACAAACTATTGTTGTTTCCACATTTGTGTGGTAGATTTGGAATTTAATCAAAGAATATGTATAAACTGGTTGGGAAAGTTGCTCTCTTCCTATTCCATTATCTGGAACAAATTGTGCATAAACTGGCTGATTCCTCTTTCCAAAATTGGACTGGGATCTGTCCAAATTTATTTAAGAACCATTTTTGTTTTGCTTTTATCTTGGCTGGCCGTGTCTGATTAAGCTGTTAATTTACTAGAGTGTTGACTGAACCAAGCACAGCTGCAGATGCGGATGATTATAAAGATCATCAAGGCAGAGTGCATTGTGGGTCTGTGAGACAAGCATGCCAAACTGGTACTTGTTATGTATTTCCTTGTTATAAAATGTGGATGCAATGTATCCATGAATTAGTGTGGACTTTACGTTACAGTGTGGGTAATATATTTGAACACTGCTTTTCTAGTTGTCTACTGCATGCTGGTCTGGGCACTTCTTGGAGGGTTGTGTTCAAATTCTCTTCCAGAATTGTACTTTGGGAAACCTGAAATAGTAGAAAGTGGCCGCAAGTAATACTGGAAAATCACCTGATAGAGATAGTGTTAGAAATATGGAGACCAAAATgaagcaaggtactccctccgtccgaaaatacttgtcatcaaaatagataaaaggagatgtatgtagaactaaaatacgtctagatgcatccccttttatccattttaatgacaagtatttccggacggagggagtatgcagCAGCAGAAAAATAATGAAAATGCCTTTGTTGTACAGATATCCACCTCTTATAACAGAGGCACACTTTCGTGATACATCTGTATGGCTAAGAGTAGAAGTAAGGTTCCATCTTAGCGCCAAATTTGCATACTATGCAAGTCTGGTCATTAACTTTTGATACTAGACATATTTTTCTTTTACTCTAGTCGACAATCGCAGATATGCCATATTAGTCAGCCACATGCTATATAGCATGGTAGGTTACCCTGATATGTTAGATCTAAATCTGGTCCAACTCTGCAATATGTTTATCTAGTCTTGTACAATCCGGCCGCCAGTCAAATTCTTGTGCAAACTCAAACAAATGTACAAATGTACAATCTGGTCCAACTCGGCAATATATTTTTCCTAGTCTTCCTATTCCATTATCTGGAACAAATTGTGCATAAACTGGTTGATTCCTCTTTCAGAAATTGGACCGGGATCTGTTAAGAACCATTTCTCTTTTGCTTTTATCTTGGCCAGCAGTGTCTGATTAAGCTGTTAGTTTACTGCAGAGTCTTGACTCAGCCGTGCACAGTTGCAGATGCGGATGATTATCGAGATTATCAAGACAGCCTGCAGCGTGAGTCTGTGAGACAAACATGCCAACTGGTACTTGTTTTATGTATTTTCCTGTTATTATGTGGATGCAATGTATTCAAGAATTGACTTATTCTTTGTGTAACTGACACCAACTGTTAGTTGAAATAGCTTCATCGGTGGAGCTCTGAGTTTTCACCATTCATGTCATATATTATTTCCCATGATTGCTTTTATACGTGTCGTATTACGATGCATGCGCAAATTGTTGTACAATCTTACATAGAGTCTTGCAAGGGATCACTTGACTAGTATATTATGTTCCCAACGATCATGTGTGGAATTATTTGAGAAGTTCCCCGATAGGTCTTGTGTGGAGCTGCTCTTCAATGATCTTAAGAATGCCTTTCTATATGAAGCTTAAGACATCTTGGAGGACATTGAGTTTCACTGTCGAGGAAATGATCCAAAATGTCAAGTTCAAATCAGATGACAGCACGCCTCTACGTTCAAATCCTTTCTGTCTACGTGTTTCCGTTTCTCGCATGTTCTGAAACATTGTGGTGCTACATatatatcacaatgatgcagggttGGGGGTTCTAACCTCTTTTTAAAGAAAAAAAAACTTGCAAAGAAATATTTGCAGACACAGGGAACCATTGACGACAATTAGCAGACGTCAGTCTTCACCACTGCACAGAGACACTCCCCTTGTATGACCATGACAGCGATGTTCGAGCATGCTTCTCGTCAGCAACTCTGCGGGCACGAAACGCACCTCCATGGCACGGTCTACATTTTCGATCCAAAGTATTGAAACATAGACGTACTTTGAAGAAAAAAAAAATACTTGGTTCGCTACACTGACCTAAATAAATTGGAGAGTACAGTAGATCACAGGTTAGCATGTGGTCATTTGCAGTTCTTGGTTCGACCTATCTGGGCGAAAGCTCTAGGTCCCCTTGCGGGCGACGGCGTCGTCCCTTCGTCgcgctccttcttgaaggcgtcgcctgGGGTCCCCGGAAGCACGGTGGGCGCTTCGTGGTGCGTGTGAGGTGTTTGGCGGCGGCAATGTGTGCGGCGATTTATCTATTCTACCGCTGATCTTCGTCCTGTGGTAGCGCTCCATCTGCTTGGTGATGTTCTACCGTAGGTGGTGGTCGTcatttggcgtcatggtggcgttgatggcggAGGGCCTGCCAAGGATGGCACCTCAATCTGCTTGgagatggaccagtggaagatggtGGAGACGACAcctgtgagtgcgtcagaccggtttatgccccagacccggtatgtggctaggcTAGGGATTCCGGCTTTCGATGTTAGGtttaggtgagtggtctgggtaggggcccagctagcaccccttcatcatatggataggagtagcggcatatgttgcctaGTTGGTGGATTCAGGCTTATTGTTGTaacactttgtaaggtcctcgggaataatcaataaagtggccgtatgcatcttccagatgcagaggccgggggtcatcctccttttctaaaaaaaaatctgGGTTTTTTTTAGGGGATGCCATAGGGTGCACTCCATTTAAACTTCAAAAGGGTTACATCGTTTATTACATTCTGCAAGATAAAATTGGGGGATTACCATCCCAAACTACTGGAGTGTTCAAATCAAAAGTATGTCTTGCAAGATTGTGCGGGACCATATTAGCCTTCCGAGGGCGcgctgtgtgcgcgcgcgcgcggggGCATGGCGTGTGCGTGTGCGGTATTTTGGCTACAACGGATATAAGTGATACAAAAATTTAGTTCCTTCATCACCACTAGCCACGGCTGATATCCTGAATAAAAGAACATGGTTTCCTCCTCCTATTGTGCTATTTGTGGAGCCGCTGACTCATGGATGCATTCCCTAATTCAATGTACAACGACATGATATGTATGGGCACTGTCTGATTCAGAATTAGTTGAGCACATGCTAGCAACGACTGAATGCAATGCTAGAGAGAGAGGCATCCGGTGGATCACGAACCTGGCACGGCGGCGGCTGCTACCTTCCTTGTCCTACCtgcttcctccttctccttctgcaAGATAGAACTCCATGAATCCTTGTAATGGTTGTAATAGCCACTGCTACTGAGTAATCTTGATCGAGAGCTACGCCTTCCATCGCTACCCTTACAGAAGACATGGATTCCTCCTCCTCAAGAGTTTGTCAAATTGAATGTTGATGGGGCTCTGTCCAGGGACAACCAGTCAGGTTCAGTTAGTGCGATGTGTCGTGATGATTCAGGTATGTTTCTACACTTGTTTTCCAGGCTGTAACAGAcgcagctactccctccattccaaaatagatgactcaactttatactacttTAGTATAAAATTAgtgcaaagttgagtcatctattttgaaacggagggagtacgcttGAAGCTCACGCATGCTGTGAAGCTCTATCGTTGGCATCTCAGGCGTACTCATCTAGCACCTGATGATTGCGTTGCTTCTTATTTCAAAACCGTTGTCTCTGATATAATCGGTGGTACACTTGGAGTTATCAGTATGGTGGTAGCATTCCAGAAAACACAAGTCAACAAATGTGAGTTGGCCCTAGAGCCGCGTTGATTGGGTAACCCAAGCTGTCCTTTTGTTTCCTCCTTTATAGTTTTTGTTGAGAAGATTCAAGGAATGAGCCAAGATAACACAAGGTGCATGATAGGAACACATGAACACACAAACTAAAATTTCCTAGTTTCAGCTATTTGTTTGCAAGTTGGATGACAAGTCCTCGATGTTTTTTTCGAACCGGGCATGACCCCTTTCCATTGCAAGCGAACGGAAACACAAAGTTCCGAGAAAACAACAGGAGAAAGGGGAAAGAGGTGCAGCGAGTTCGGGCATTGCCAGGAAACCCACTGCGTTCGCCCGACATCGAAACGAACGCCATGGGGCGAAAACCTGACAACACCATAATCCCACAACCTGAAATACTACAGTCTATTACAGCAAAAGCTCAACACATGAGCCAAATATGAAACGGGGAGCAACAGAAAACGCCAGCGGCAACTCTGAATGCAGGCGAGATTGTAAGATCATTCTCCCTCGATCGGCCTCCTCGCCTCCtcgcacatcatcatcatcatcatcatcgtaatTTAAGTATACGAGTTTTCAATCTGTAGGAATGCGTGTGCTccccttgattcggtccattttgCGCGTTTGCATCTTAATTTCGTGCACGGTAGTCCAAAGTGCATATAAACTACTCGGTCATACATTGATAGGAAGAAGCAACCGCGTCTCGTGCAATTTTTATTACTTTGAATTTAGTAATGCCTTACCATCTGTTGATTGGCTCTCAAGCATATAGTCGCCGGAGACATTGGGACAACGACATGTGCTTTTGGAGGTTGGAGCAGACAGGCAAATTAAGGAAAACCATCATGCATGGGGGCAGCTAACGCCAGTGCATCATTCCCTACGCTTAGAAGCTTTTCTATGTAGATGGATACATTCATGGAGGCAGCTGAATTATGGCCTACACAACTGATTCGGAAAGAATAAAATGTACGCATCCTTAAGGCTACTCGTAATGAAAGTATCATAGTAGATAGCTAGTACTATCGTGCATGCatgccaactactccctccgtttctaaatataattttttgtagagatttcactatggactacatacggatgtatatagatgcattttaagtgtggattcattcattttactccgtatgtaatcTATctaatgaaatctctacaaagacttacatttagaaacggagggagtactagcagaGACCTTGGAAGTCCCGACCAGTAGATCAGGTCCTTGCTGCACACCCCATGGGCGAAGCTGGTAGAGGAGGTAGCAGGCAATATAACGAGAGAGGAGAGCTGACGATGGAGGAACTACCCTATATGGCATTTGCTCAGAGCTGTTTACTCCTTTATCAATATAAAAGGCCGAACTCCTATCTCTTGTTAAAAGAATTGCCTACACCCTAGCCAAcgattattcttggaatggatgtcTGGAACGGTATATTAGCACGATGCTATTATGATGGACAAGACAACTATACATCAAAGTGGAAATCTATTGTAAACCGTCTGCTCTTTCCTCTTGCCCAGTGGCATAATATTTAGAACGTCCCTACACTTAAGGAGCTGCATAAGGGAGTACTCATAGCAGTTCCTTGCCATAACTGTATTTTTTTGGATTTAACTGGTCTTTGTTATGAGCTATATTTTGCTATGTCTATCTTTGTGGTCTTTACCTTCTGCAAATAGTGCTTCGTGGTCTTTTAACTTTTGCAAATAGTGCTTTGGGGGTCTTTTAACACAAAATTCATTATTCTAAGGTTGGAAGACGTCCCACCAATCTACCCGTGCCTTTTCCGACGGCATGGAGTACTGGTTGGTGTGACTATCGGAAGATCCATCATCAAGATGGTGACGGGAGCACCGTTTCATGTCCGGGTGAAAACTCTTGTCCTAGCATTTATTGATCGGGCTTAACAATGACGAACTTGTATCATCTTCTTGTTGAACTAGTAAAtgcgcacgtgcaacgcacgttaaTATTTAGATAATATATTAATTGCACGCGGATATTAGGTATGTTATGATTTGGGACTTAATTCTATAATTGGTGCAATATTTGGTCTAATATTAGTTGCACGTTAAACACGTTGAATGCTCTCCATTGGAGCAGTCTAGATCGTTGGATTGACTTAGTTTGATGGCCGAGATCAGTTGGATCTGTCCCTTCGGGTCCTTTATATTGACGTGCAAGACACAAtaatatttaggcaatatattaattgcacgCAGATATTAGGTATGttattatttgtgtgttaattctatGGTTAGTGCAATATTTGATATAATATTAATTGCACGTTAAACACGTTGAACGCTCGCCATTGGAGTAGTCTAGGTTGTTAGATTAACTTAGTTTGATGCCCGAGATCAGTTGGATCttcccctttgggtctttttatattggtatagatgcaTTGTCTACTTGTTGTGCTGGTGTTCACTGGTTGGTATCGACAACTAGGATACAAAATCCTTGTCTAGGTCATATCCGAACATGGATACCGTGAGGCGAGGGCCTTTATTCCTTCTTGGAGTTGTTGTTGTGGAAGAAATCAGACTTAATAGTTGGCGTCGTATCTTGTTGTCTACATGTTGTGCTAGTGTTCACTGGTTGGTATCGATAACTAGGATGAAAATCCTTGTCTAGGTCATATCCAAACGTGGATACTGTGAGGCGAGGGCATTTATTCCTTCTTGGAGTTGTTGTTGCGGAAGAAATTAGACTTAATCATTGGCGTCGTATCTTGTTGTCTACTTGTTGTGCTGGTGTTCACTGGTTGTTATCGACAACTAGGATGAAAACCTTGTCTAGGTCATATCTGAACGTTGATACGGTGAGGCAAGTGCATTTATTCCTTCTTGGAGTTGTTGCAGAAGAAATCAGACTTAATCGCTGGCATCGTATCTTGTAGTGGTTCGAATGTGATTGAATATGTTATATATGTACTCTGCTTGTTGATGTTTTTGGCCTCGTTGCCTTACATCAACTATAATAAAATATGGATGTGTGCCTGACAATAATGTAGAGGCCTGGAGTTCCTACCCCCtttttaaataaaacaaaattCATTATTAGCAACATGGATGTAAATTATGTTTATACTCCTAATTTTTGTAAGTAAATGGTATTGGGGCCTGATCAAACTTAAGAAAGTTTGACTTGCATGCCATccaaaaaagacttacatttagggatGTATTAGTTTACATTCGTGGATTACATAGCAACCCTAGGTGTAAGAACAAGCATGTAAAAATTTGGAGAAGTGTAAGTCAGACACGAATGTGACAGATTGGAAGACCATTAAATGATAGCCAACTAATTGTATGTATTTACAAGAAGAACTGAACTAGATATTATAGATATAGAACAAACATGTTAGAACTTATAACACATGAGCGCAGGTGCAACTAACAAATTTTGTAAGAGGAAATATCACCCGTAGTGCTTCACTACTGGGCATCATTTTCCTCTGGCTGTCCCGGCCATTGCTAGGAATAGAATCGTAGTGATCACAATGCAGAAATGTGTGCACAAGGAAGCCAGGTCAGCAGAGGAAGCAACAAGATCTGATAAAGCACGATGGGCCAGACGGTTCCTTAGCTGGGTCTGTGACAGGAGCCTCCATGAGAGACCAAACACAATAGCCGATGCCGCAAATAGTAGGAAACAACTGGTCAACATGCTGGGCGAAGTGTTGCGGATGGCTGTTATCGACACCGCCAAGAATCCAGTGAAGGTGACTCTTGTCAGTTCCAACGAAGCCGTTGTGGACGCTTGGACAGCGCCGGGTGCTTGGTCGGCGAGAAGGGATCTCCGATCGACGGCGATTTGATACGCAAGTTCGACGATTATCAATACTGGAGGTGCGAAGAGCATCAGGGCTGGAGGACCCATGAGCTTAAACATGACAACCATCAACaccgtgaaggtaccaccagccatGATGCTGTCGAGCATCAGAGTTAAACACAcaatctctccctctccccttttCTTGAAGTATAAAGGGGGGATCATCTC
Above is a window of Triticum dicoccoides isolate Atlit2015 ecotype Zavitan chromosome 5B, WEW_v2.0, whole genome shotgun sequence DNA encoding:
- the LOC119312873 gene encoding uncharacterized protein LOC119312873 isoform X2, encoding MESPPHKLNVGRDEDRISALTDDLLVGILERLDLREAVRAGALSTRWRHLPYRLSRLHLDVGHFQGQGATPLEVMDAFTGAAQRLLSLVVPLAEGEGGSAAIIPIKALILSFYMSSPHLSAIGRTVEDAVSYGKTECLEFSISPPRASNASLLAEFGQQFMSFSQAYPVAFWWLTRLTLKNLVFGHSDVTELINACNKLKHLTLSSCRLVDQRSALKIDTPCSGLRRLDCIRFRCERIELISVPELRTVLCCSRRYENPPVRFGDVPQLCHVNLGYLAKASQAPLMLSECLSRSSRNLSKLNINFFSQTIWIQPEQPKRLTAIFRNLTDVYLFGIFPECDLSWTLFILEAAPALRNFKLSRTRHTCGKKLYDTAEKTNVVWEPSKDLKHLNLKLLMMLGFEEEVKVTNYIRLVMAHVVRLKRIELHGEDPCKECNAIDPRRSQVDKASRRQIKERLTLESSSSAKIIIC
- the LOC119312873 gene encoding uncharacterized protein LOC119312873 isoform X1, with protein sequence MESPPHKLNVGRDEDRISALTDDLLVGILERLDLREAVRAGALSTRWRHLPYRLSRLHLDVGHFQGQGATPLEVMDAFTGAAQRLLSLVVPLAEGEGGSAAIIPIKALILSFYMSSPHLSAIGRTVEDAVSYGKTECLEFSISPPRASNASLLAEFGQQFMSFSQAYPVAFWWLTRLTLKNLVFGHSDVTELINACNKLKHLTLSSCRLVDQRSALKIDTPCSGLRRLDCIRFRCERIELISVPELRTVLCCSRRYENPPVRFGDVPQLCHVNLGYLAKASQAPLMLSECLSRSSRNLSKLNINFFSQTVKLISVHLHITRSSFLPISAVYFVFFMLQIWIQPEQPKRLTAIFRNLTDVYLFGIFPECDLSWTLFILEAAPALRNFKLSRTRHTCGKKLYDTAEKTNVVWEPSKDLKHLNLKLLMMLGFEEEVKVTNYIRLVMAHVVRLKRIELHGEDPCKECNAIDPRRSQVDKASRRQIKERLTLESSSSAKIIIC